One Bemisia tabaci chromosome 7, PGI_BMITA_v3 DNA window includes the following coding sequences:
- the LOC109029591 gene encoding YTH domain-containing family protein 2 isoform X1 → MSAGVTDQRMKGQGNQVHNGPKDHVITNEPEVFESWRTQQQHPNYSAQNMSGGSMAAPSDPYTNYYGSNAYSYQFGVGDGTWSNGGDPVTFLSGYPATPQIAHDTVGYSIDGMFGGASGGFASTYTQPGAHNASFNYFTHGNGDYSTWGNAPAMTRKPYDEYFRGTDGAVYANAQVDPNSVKSVEEGMQNLSVGHSAPGVEYIHQHQLKEAMMAPAPKKVTWASVASQPAKPAPNSSSSGMKKKPGMPPPPMVPGKHNMDIGLWETKNGLALAAKAQVKVPPPPPPTAIRSAWGAHHMRPATMAGPRPVPPPAQYQPPPQMPPPPVTIVTPIPPPPTVMPSPHHMQGPPPPTLQQPPPIQQQQRHEQQQRHEQQQRHEQQQRHEQQQRHEQQQRQEQQQRHEQQQRQELQQRQEQQQRQEQQRLEQQRQEQQQRHEQQNQQRHEVQSQHLQQQQQTSMPPPSHPAPSPPIASSASADPTAALEEHPVLKELTQKNNYNPPDFDLTPKGARFFVIKSYSEDDIHRSIKYEIWCSTEHGNKKLDDAFRERESENGTVYLFFSVNGSGHFCGMAQMVSAVDYNSSSSVWCQDKWKGQFKVRWIYVKDVPNVQLKFITLENNENKPVTTSRDTQEVPYDKGLQVLKVIHSYRNSTSIFDDFIHYEKRQEQQDHTKGSHSRDHQRNNSPHQHHQYHHMDRGNHDRMHDRNHDRNHDRNYDRNYDRNHDRNLDRNFDRNFDRNHERFHDRGFNNYHKNRQNRNDGNEHYDRHDGGGNNYHRNYNRSGGFYNHRGERGDRNDRGDRNDRGDRSDRGDRSDRGERNDRGERIDRNDRGDRSDRGDRMDRSDRFDRSDRMDRGDRGDRGDRSERGDRNDRIDRDRGRNYNNDRRPNYNHHSERNNSSSNNSSGHNKSQNSSGTSN, encoded by the exons CGAATGAAAGGACAAGGAAATCAAG TGCATAATGGGCCTAAGGACCATGTGATCACTAACGAGCCGGAAGTCTTTGAATCATGGCGTACTCAGCAGCAGCATCCA AATTATTCAGCTCAAAATATGTCTGGTGGCTCAATGGCAGCTCCGTCTGATCCTTATACAAATTACTATGGCTCTAATGCTTATTCTTATCAATTTGGAGTAGGAGATGGAACTTGGTCCAATGGTGGCGATCCAGTAACATTTTTGAGTGGATATCCTGCCACTCCTCAAATTGCACACGATACAG TTGGGTACTCAATTGATGGTATGTTTGGAGGAGCAAGCGGAGGATTTGCATCAACGTACACTCAGCCCGGAGCTCACAATGCTAGCTTTAACTACTTTACACATGGTAATGGGGATTATTCCACTTGGGGCAACGCACCTGCCATGACGAGAAAACCATATGATGAATATTTTCGTGGAACCGATGGCGCGGTGTACGCCAATGCCCAGGTAGATCCCAATAGTGTGAAAAGTGTCGAAGAAGGTATGCAAAATTTAAGTGTTGGGCACTCAGCGCCGGGTGTGGAATATATTCATCAGCATCAGTTGAAGGAGGCTATGATGGCTCCAGCCCCGAAGAAGGTTACCTGGGCATCTGTCGCAAGTCAGCCAGCTAAACCTGCTCCAAATTCAAGTTCTAGTGGTATGAAAAAGAAACCAGGGATGCCTCCTCCACCGATGGTACCTGGCAAGCACAACATGGACATTGGTTTGTGGGAAACGAAAAACGGTTTGGCTTTGGCGGCCAAAGCTCAGGTGAAAGTGCCACCTCCACCTCCGCCGACCGCTATTCGCTCTGCGTGGGGTGCACATCATATGCGTCCAGCCACGATGGCAGGACCGCGACCTGTTCCACCGCCAGCTCAGTATCAACCACCTCCACAGATGCCTCCACCTCCGGTAACAATTGTAACTCCAATTCCTCCGCCTCCAACTGTTATGCCTTCTCCTCATCATATGCAAGGGCCTCCGCCTCCGACTCTTCAACAGCCACCTCCGATCCAACAACAGCAGCGGCATGAGCAACAGCAGCGACATGAGCAACAACAGCGGCATGAGCAACAGCAGAGGCATGAACAGCAACAAAGACATGAGCAGCAGCAGAGGCAGGAACAGCAACAAAGGCATGAGCAGCAACAAAGGCAGGAGCTGCAACAAAGACAAGAACAACAACAGAGGCAAGAGCAACAGAGACTCGAGCAGCAGAGACAGGAACAGCAGCAAAGACACGAACAGCAAAACCAGCAGCGGCATGAGGTCCAAAGTCAGCATCTTCAGCAACAGCAGCAAACGTCAATGCCTCCACCCTCTCATCCAGCGCCCTCTCCTCCGATTGCTTCATCTGCCTCTGCGGATCCTACTGCTGCCTTAGAAGAACACCCAGTTCTTAAAGAATTGACACAGAAAAACAATTACAATCCACCAGACTTCGATTTAACACCAAAAGGTGCCCGATTCTTTGTGATAAAGTCTTATTCTGAAGATGACATACATCGTAGTATTAAATATGAAATTTGGTGCTCCACAGAGCATGGTAACAAAAAGCTGGACGATGCGTTTCGTGAAAGGGAATCGGAAAATGGCACtgtgtatttatttttctcagtcaACGGATCAGGTCACTTCTGTGGTATGGCTCAGATGGTTAGTGCGGTGGATTATAATTCTTCAAGTAGTGTTTGGTGTCAAGATAAATGGAAGGGGCAATTTAAAGTGCGTTGGATTTATGTGAAAGATGTTCCGAATGTTCAACTCAAGTTCATTACActagaaaataatgaaaataagcCTGTCACAACTTCTAGAGACACGCAAGAAGTACCTTATGACAAAGGCTTACAAGTTTTAAAAGTCATACATTCATACCGCAATTCGACATCCATTTTCGATGATTTTATCCACTATGAAAAGAGGCAGGAACAGCAAGACCACACTAAAGGATCGCATTCACGAGATCATCAACGAAATAACTCGCCCCATCAGCATCATCAGTATCATCATATGGATCGAGGGAATCACGATAGGATGCATGATAGAAATCATGACAGGAACCACGATAGGAACTATGACAGAAATTATGATAGGAATCATGATAGAAATCTTGATAgaaattttgatagaaattTTGATAGAAACCACGAACGGTTTCACGATCGAGGCTTCAACAACTATCATAAAAACAGACAG aATCGGAATGATGGGAACGAGCATTATGATAGACATGATGGTGGCGGAAACAATTATCATCGTAATTACAACCGGAGTGGTGGATTTTACAACCACCGTGGAGAACGTGGGGACCGCAATGATCGAGGAGATCGCAATGACCGAGGAGATCGTAGTGATCGTGGAGATCGTAGTGATCGTGGAGAACGCAATGATCGTGGCGAACGTATTGACCGTAATGATCGCGGAGATCGCAGTGATCGTGGAGACAGGATGGACAGGAGTGATCGGTTTGATAGGAGTGATCGGATGGACAGAGGTGATAGAGGTGACCGAGGTGACCGTAGTGAAAGAGGTGATCGCAATGACCGGATAGATAGGGACCGTGGCCGTAATTATAATAATGATCGTCGACCAAATTATAATCACCATTCAGAGCGTAATAATTCATCATCTAATAATTCTTCCGGACACAATAAGTCTCAAAATTCATCAGGCACTAGTAACTGA
- the LOC109029591 gene encoding YTH domain-containing family protein 2 isoform X2: MSAGVTDQNYSAQNMSGGSMAAPSDPYTNYYGSNAYSYQFGVGDGTWSNGGDPVTFLSGYPATPQIAHDTVGYSIDGMFGGASGGFASTYTQPGAHNASFNYFTHGNGDYSTWGNAPAMTRKPYDEYFRGTDGAVYANAQVDPNSVKSVEEGMQNLSVGHSAPGVEYIHQHQLKEAMMAPAPKKVTWASVASQPAKPAPNSSSSGMKKKPGMPPPPMVPGKHNMDIGLWETKNGLALAAKAQVKVPPPPPPTAIRSAWGAHHMRPATMAGPRPVPPPAQYQPPPQMPPPPVTIVTPIPPPPTVMPSPHHMQGPPPPTLQQPPPIQQQQRHEQQQRHEQQQRHEQQQRHEQQQRHEQQQRQEQQQRHEQQQRQELQQRQEQQQRQEQQRLEQQRQEQQQRHEQQNQQRHEVQSQHLQQQQQTSMPPPSHPAPSPPIASSASADPTAALEEHPVLKELTQKNNYNPPDFDLTPKGARFFVIKSYSEDDIHRSIKYEIWCSTEHGNKKLDDAFRERESENGTVYLFFSVNGSGHFCGMAQMVSAVDYNSSSSVWCQDKWKGQFKVRWIYVKDVPNVQLKFITLENNENKPVTTSRDTQEVPYDKGLQVLKVIHSYRNSTSIFDDFIHYEKRQEQQDHTKGSHSRDHQRNNSPHQHHQYHHMDRGNHDRMHDRNHDRNHDRNYDRNYDRNHDRNLDRNFDRNFDRNHERFHDRGFNNYHKNRQNRNDGNEHYDRHDGGGNNYHRNYNRSGGFYNHRGERGDRNDRGDRNDRGDRSDRGDRSDRGERNDRGERIDRNDRGDRSDRGDRMDRSDRFDRSDRMDRGDRGDRGDRSERGDRNDRIDRDRGRNYNNDRRPNYNHHSERNNSSSNNSSGHNKSQNSSGTSN; encoded by the exons AATTATTCAGCTCAAAATATGTCTGGTGGCTCAATGGCAGCTCCGTCTGATCCTTATACAAATTACTATGGCTCTAATGCTTATTCTTATCAATTTGGAGTAGGAGATGGAACTTGGTCCAATGGTGGCGATCCAGTAACATTTTTGAGTGGATATCCTGCCACTCCTCAAATTGCACACGATACAG TTGGGTACTCAATTGATGGTATGTTTGGAGGAGCAAGCGGAGGATTTGCATCAACGTACACTCAGCCCGGAGCTCACAATGCTAGCTTTAACTACTTTACACATGGTAATGGGGATTATTCCACTTGGGGCAACGCACCTGCCATGACGAGAAAACCATATGATGAATATTTTCGTGGAACCGATGGCGCGGTGTACGCCAATGCCCAGGTAGATCCCAATAGTGTGAAAAGTGTCGAAGAAGGTATGCAAAATTTAAGTGTTGGGCACTCAGCGCCGGGTGTGGAATATATTCATCAGCATCAGTTGAAGGAGGCTATGATGGCTCCAGCCCCGAAGAAGGTTACCTGGGCATCTGTCGCAAGTCAGCCAGCTAAACCTGCTCCAAATTCAAGTTCTAGTGGTATGAAAAAGAAACCAGGGATGCCTCCTCCACCGATGGTACCTGGCAAGCACAACATGGACATTGGTTTGTGGGAAACGAAAAACGGTTTGGCTTTGGCGGCCAAAGCTCAGGTGAAAGTGCCACCTCCACCTCCGCCGACCGCTATTCGCTCTGCGTGGGGTGCACATCATATGCGTCCAGCCACGATGGCAGGACCGCGACCTGTTCCACCGCCAGCTCAGTATCAACCACCTCCACAGATGCCTCCACCTCCGGTAACAATTGTAACTCCAATTCCTCCGCCTCCAACTGTTATGCCTTCTCCTCATCATATGCAAGGGCCTCCGCCTCCGACTCTTCAACAGCCACCTCCGATCCAACAACAGCAGCGGCATGAGCAACAGCAGCGACATGAGCAACAACAGCGGCATGAGCAACAGCAGAGGCATGAACAGCAACAAAGACATGAGCAGCAGCAGAGGCAGGAACAGCAACAAAGGCATGAGCAGCAACAAAGGCAGGAGCTGCAACAAAGACAAGAACAACAACAGAGGCAAGAGCAACAGAGACTCGAGCAGCAGAGACAGGAACAGCAGCAAAGACACGAACAGCAAAACCAGCAGCGGCATGAGGTCCAAAGTCAGCATCTTCAGCAACAGCAGCAAACGTCAATGCCTCCACCCTCTCATCCAGCGCCCTCTCCTCCGATTGCTTCATCTGCCTCTGCGGATCCTACTGCTGCCTTAGAAGAACACCCAGTTCTTAAAGAATTGACACAGAAAAACAATTACAATCCACCAGACTTCGATTTAACACCAAAAGGTGCCCGATTCTTTGTGATAAAGTCTTATTCTGAAGATGACATACATCGTAGTATTAAATATGAAATTTGGTGCTCCACAGAGCATGGTAACAAAAAGCTGGACGATGCGTTTCGTGAAAGGGAATCGGAAAATGGCACtgtgtatttatttttctcagtcaACGGATCAGGTCACTTCTGTGGTATGGCTCAGATGGTTAGTGCGGTGGATTATAATTCTTCAAGTAGTGTTTGGTGTCAAGATAAATGGAAGGGGCAATTTAAAGTGCGTTGGATTTATGTGAAAGATGTTCCGAATGTTCAACTCAAGTTCATTACActagaaaataatgaaaataagcCTGTCACAACTTCTAGAGACACGCAAGAAGTACCTTATGACAAAGGCTTACAAGTTTTAAAAGTCATACATTCATACCGCAATTCGACATCCATTTTCGATGATTTTATCCACTATGAAAAGAGGCAGGAACAGCAAGACCACACTAAAGGATCGCATTCACGAGATCATCAACGAAATAACTCGCCCCATCAGCATCATCAGTATCATCATATGGATCGAGGGAATCACGATAGGATGCATGATAGAAATCATGACAGGAACCACGATAGGAACTATGACAGAAATTATGATAGGAATCATGATAGAAATCTTGATAgaaattttgatagaaattTTGATAGAAACCACGAACGGTTTCACGATCGAGGCTTCAACAACTATCATAAAAACAGACAG aATCGGAATGATGGGAACGAGCATTATGATAGACATGATGGTGGCGGAAACAATTATCATCGTAATTACAACCGGAGTGGTGGATTTTACAACCACCGTGGAGAACGTGGGGACCGCAATGATCGAGGAGATCGCAATGACCGAGGAGATCGTAGTGATCGTGGAGATCGTAGTGATCGTGGAGAACGCAATGATCGTGGCGAACGTATTGACCGTAATGATCGCGGAGATCGCAGTGATCGTGGAGACAGGATGGACAGGAGTGATCGGTTTGATAGGAGTGATCGGATGGACAGAGGTGATAGAGGTGACCGAGGTGACCGTAGTGAAAGAGGTGATCGCAATGACCGGATAGATAGGGACCGTGGCCGTAATTATAATAATGATCGTCGACCAAATTATAATCACCATTCAGAGCGTAATAATTCATCATCTAATAATTCTTCCGGACACAATAAGTCTCAAAATTCATCAGGCACTAGTAACTGA
- the LOC109029591 gene encoding YTH domain-containing family protein 2 isoform X3 — protein sequence MSGGSMAAPSDPYTNYYGSNAYSYQFGVGDGTWSNGGDPVTFLSGYPATPQIAHDTVGYSIDGMFGGASGGFASTYTQPGAHNASFNYFTHGNGDYSTWGNAPAMTRKPYDEYFRGTDGAVYANAQVDPNSVKSVEEGMQNLSVGHSAPGVEYIHQHQLKEAMMAPAPKKVTWASVASQPAKPAPNSSSSGMKKKPGMPPPPMVPGKHNMDIGLWETKNGLALAAKAQVKVPPPPPPTAIRSAWGAHHMRPATMAGPRPVPPPAQYQPPPQMPPPPVTIVTPIPPPPTVMPSPHHMQGPPPPTLQQPPPIQQQQRHEQQQRHEQQQRHEQQQRHEQQQRHEQQQRQEQQQRHEQQQRQELQQRQEQQQRQEQQRLEQQRQEQQQRHEQQNQQRHEVQSQHLQQQQQTSMPPPSHPAPSPPIASSASADPTAALEEHPVLKELTQKNNYNPPDFDLTPKGARFFVIKSYSEDDIHRSIKYEIWCSTEHGNKKLDDAFRERESENGTVYLFFSVNGSGHFCGMAQMVSAVDYNSSSSVWCQDKWKGQFKVRWIYVKDVPNVQLKFITLENNENKPVTTSRDTQEVPYDKGLQVLKVIHSYRNSTSIFDDFIHYEKRQEQQDHTKGSHSRDHQRNNSPHQHHQYHHMDRGNHDRMHDRNHDRNHDRNYDRNYDRNHDRNLDRNFDRNFDRNHERFHDRGFNNYHKNRQNRNDGNEHYDRHDGGGNNYHRNYNRSGGFYNHRGERGDRNDRGDRNDRGDRSDRGDRSDRGERNDRGERIDRNDRGDRSDRGDRMDRSDRFDRSDRMDRGDRGDRGDRSERGDRNDRIDRDRGRNYNNDRRPNYNHHSERNNSSSNNSSGHNKSQNSSGTSN from the exons ATGTCTGGTGGCTCAATGGCAGCTCCGTCTGATCCTTATACAAATTACTATGGCTCTAATGCTTATTCTTATCAATTTGGAGTAGGAGATGGAACTTGGTCCAATGGTGGCGATCCAGTAACATTTTTGAGTGGATATCCTGCCACTCCTCAAATTGCACACGATACAG TTGGGTACTCAATTGATGGTATGTTTGGAGGAGCAAGCGGAGGATTTGCATCAACGTACACTCAGCCCGGAGCTCACAATGCTAGCTTTAACTACTTTACACATGGTAATGGGGATTATTCCACTTGGGGCAACGCACCTGCCATGACGAGAAAACCATATGATGAATATTTTCGTGGAACCGATGGCGCGGTGTACGCCAATGCCCAGGTAGATCCCAATAGTGTGAAAAGTGTCGAAGAAGGTATGCAAAATTTAAGTGTTGGGCACTCAGCGCCGGGTGTGGAATATATTCATCAGCATCAGTTGAAGGAGGCTATGATGGCTCCAGCCCCGAAGAAGGTTACCTGGGCATCTGTCGCAAGTCAGCCAGCTAAACCTGCTCCAAATTCAAGTTCTAGTGGTATGAAAAAGAAACCAGGGATGCCTCCTCCACCGATGGTACCTGGCAAGCACAACATGGACATTGGTTTGTGGGAAACGAAAAACGGTTTGGCTTTGGCGGCCAAAGCTCAGGTGAAAGTGCCACCTCCACCTCCGCCGACCGCTATTCGCTCTGCGTGGGGTGCACATCATATGCGTCCAGCCACGATGGCAGGACCGCGACCTGTTCCACCGCCAGCTCAGTATCAACCACCTCCACAGATGCCTCCACCTCCGGTAACAATTGTAACTCCAATTCCTCCGCCTCCAACTGTTATGCCTTCTCCTCATCATATGCAAGGGCCTCCGCCTCCGACTCTTCAACAGCCACCTCCGATCCAACAACAGCAGCGGCATGAGCAACAGCAGCGACATGAGCAACAACAGCGGCATGAGCAACAGCAGAGGCATGAACAGCAACAAAGACATGAGCAGCAGCAGAGGCAGGAACAGCAACAAAGGCATGAGCAGCAACAAAGGCAGGAGCTGCAACAAAGACAAGAACAACAACAGAGGCAAGAGCAACAGAGACTCGAGCAGCAGAGACAGGAACAGCAGCAAAGACACGAACAGCAAAACCAGCAGCGGCATGAGGTCCAAAGTCAGCATCTTCAGCAACAGCAGCAAACGTCAATGCCTCCACCCTCTCATCCAGCGCCCTCTCCTCCGATTGCTTCATCTGCCTCTGCGGATCCTACTGCTGCCTTAGAAGAACACCCAGTTCTTAAAGAATTGACACAGAAAAACAATTACAATCCACCAGACTTCGATTTAACACCAAAAGGTGCCCGATTCTTTGTGATAAAGTCTTATTCTGAAGATGACATACATCGTAGTATTAAATATGAAATTTGGTGCTCCACAGAGCATGGTAACAAAAAGCTGGACGATGCGTTTCGTGAAAGGGAATCGGAAAATGGCACtgtgtatttatttttctcagtcaACGGATCAGGTCACTTCTGTGGTATGGCTCAGATGGTTAGTGCGGTGGATTATAATTCTTCAAGTAGTGTTTGGTGTCAAGATAAATGGAAGGGGCAATTTAAAGTGCGTTGGATTTATGTGAAAGATGTTCCGAATGTTCAACTCAAGTTCATTACActagaaaataatgaaaataagcCTGTCACAACTTCTAGAGACACGCAAGAAGTACCTTATGACAAAGGCTTACAAGTTTTAAAAGTCATACATTCATACCGCAATTCGACATCCATTTTCGATGATTTTATCCACTATGAAAAGAGGCAGGAACAGCAAGACCACACTAAAGGATCGCATTCACGAGATCATCAACGAAATAACTCGCCCCATCAGCATCATCAGTATCATCATATGGATCGAGGGAATCACGATAGGATGCATGATAGAAATCATGACAGGAACCACGATAGGAACTATGACAGAAATTATGATAGGAATCATGATAGAAATCTTGATAgaaattttgatagaaattTTGATAGAAACCACGAACGGTTTCACGATCGAGGCTTCAACAACTATCATAAAAACAGACAG aATCGGAATGATGGGAACGAGCATTATGATAGACATGATGGTGGCGGAAACAATTATCATCGTAATTACAACCGGAGTGGTGGATTTTACAACCACCGTGGAGAACGTGGGGACCGCAATGATCGAGGAGATCGCAATGACCGAGGAGATCGTAGTGATCGTGGAGATCGTAGTGATCGTGGAGAACGCAATGATCGTGGCGAACGTATTGACCGTAATGATCGCGGAGATCGCAGTGATCGTGGAGACAGGATGGACAGGAGTGATCGGTTTGATAGGAGTGATCGGATGGACAGAGGTGATAGAGGTGACCGAGGTGACCGTAGTGAAAGAGGTGATCGCAATGACCGGATAGATAGGGACCGTGGCCGTAATTATAATAATGATCGTCGACCAAATTATAATCACCATTCAGAGCGTAATAATTCATCATCTAATAATTCTTCCGGACACAATAAGTCTCAAAATTCATCAGGCACTAGTAACTGA
- the LOC109029592 gene encoding growth hormone-regulated TBC protein 1-A, giving the protein MAISKFSDVDEYGFKRDENFEPQKYEKFMEEYLPILARRNKKWTELMTKKRDRPLVLNRKLKRFIRKGIPTEFRPQVLMELSGANALKSRENSDYFPSLLSRIQDTDVVDSIQLDLSRTFPNNIYFSAPGHHQSQLYNILVAFANQNTAVGYCQGLNYVAGILILITTSDQTSFWLLKALVENILPDYFSPSMIGVLVDIEVLAELVRVKLPDVHKHLESKEFHWALIATKWFVCCYAEVLPTETVLRIWDCLFCEGSKILFRVGLTLIIEFRSSLLKCDDLSEVMNCFKEIQSSYFVLSCHSFMEKVFKYTSNLSTSSIQQLRAEKKMKIISEKKMKSR; this is encoded by the exons ATGGCTATATCCAAGTTCAG TGATGTTGATGAATATGGATTCaagagagatgaaaattttgagccaCAGAAGTATGAAAAGTTTATGGAGGAATATTTGCCAATCCTAGCAAGGCGGAATaaaaaatggactgagttaatgACTAAGAAAAGAGATAGACCTCTCGTCCTCaaccgaaaattaaaaagatttaTTCGTAAAGGAATTCCTACCGAATTCAGGCCTCAA GTTTTAATGGAATTAAGCGGTGCCAATGCTCTCAAATCCAGAGAGAATAGCGATTATTTTCCCTCCCTTCTCAGCAGAATCCAAGATACAGATGTCGTTGATTCAATTCAGTTAGATCTTTCTCGGACATTCCCGAACAACATCTATTTCAGCGCTCCAGGTCACCATCAAAGTCAACTTTACAATATTTTAGTGGCATTTGCAAATCAAAACACCGCTGTTGGTTACTGTCAG GGTTTAAACTATGTTGCTGGAATACTCATATTAATAACCACCAGTGATCAGACCTCGTTTTGGCTTTTAAAAGCATTAGTTGAAAATATACTTCCggattatttttctccttccatGATAGGAGTACTAGTCGATATCGAAGTTCTAGCTGAGCTTGTCAG agtaaaaCTCCCAGACGTACATAAACATTTAGAATCAAAAGAATTTCATTGGGCTTTGATTGCTACAAAGTGGTTTGTTTGTTGTTACGCTGAAGTATTACCAACCGAG aCAGTGCTGAGGATATGGGACTGTCTTTTCTGCGAAGGAAGCAAAATATTGTTCAGAGTAGGCCTTACCCTCATCATAGAATTCCGTTCCTCGCTGTTGAAATGTGATGACTTATCCGAGGTTATGaattgtttcaaagaaatccaAAGCAGTTATTTTGTTCTCTCGTGTCATTCATTCATGGAG aaagtGTTTAAATATACCAGCAACTTATCCACGTCTTCTATCCAACAATtgagagcagaaaaaaaaatgaagattatcagtgaaaaaaaaatgaagagtcgATGA